Proteins encoded together in one Benincasa hispida cultivar B227 chromosome 1, ASM972705v1, whole genome shotgun sequence window:
- the LOC120085918 gene encoding dof zinc finger protein DOF3.4-like, whose amino-acid sequence MSTGRLFHAYISTNYLFAGKAPVAGNSPFFRHPIKKREIEKNQLRFLCFSSPRHFCKNCRRYWTKGGALRNIPVGGGTRKNSKRAVAATVKRPPSSSSSPSLTNPNPITVPDHNPIRGYGGGLDIAGSFSSLLASNGQFGNLLEGVDPNQSEMKMVELGDFSGSGRKSAAEEQSTTVPENYLGVLQNGDSNCWTGGGSNGWPDLAIFTPGSSYQ is encoded by the exons ATGTCGACTGGTCGTCTCTTTCACGCGTATATCTCAACAAATTACCTCTTCGCCGGAAAAGCTCCCGTCGCCGGCAACTCTCCCTTTTTCCGACATCCAAtcaagaaaagagaaatagaaaagaACCAGTTGAGATTTTTGTGCTTTTCTTCT CCTCGTCACTTTTGTAAGAATTGCCGTCGGTACTGGACTAAAGGCGGCGCTCTTCGCAACATCCCCGTCGGTGGTGGCACCCGGAAAAACTCCAAGCGTGCGGTGGCTGCCACCGTCAAACGCCCGCCGTCTTCCTCGTCTTCGCCTTCTTTGACGAATCCGAATCCGATCACGGTGCCGGATCATAACCCGATCCGGGGTTACGGTGGTGGGCTGGATATTGCGGGGAGCTTCAGTTCATTGCTGGCGTCAAATGGGCAATTTGGGAATCTTTTGGAGGGTGTTGATCCGAATCAATCGGAGATGAAAATGGTGGAATTGGGTGACTTTTCTGGGTCTGGCAGGAAATCTGCGGCGGAGGAACAGAGCACCACCGTGCCGGAGAATTATTTGGGTGTTCTTCAAAATGGAGATTCTAATTGTTGGACTGGTGGCGGGAGTAATGGGTGGCCTGATCTTGCTATTTTCACACCAGGGTCAAGTTATCAGTAA